The following proteins are encoded in a genomic region of Dioscorea cayenensis subsp. rotundata cultivar TDr96_F1 chromosome 8, TDr96_F1_v2_PseudoChromosome.rev07_lg8_w22 25.fasta, whole genome shotgun sequence:
- the LOC120267715 gene encoding type IV inositol polyphosphate 5-phosphatase 11-like, translating into MGNCSSFNAFRNQYNTHSLIGTEDHTHEGIKTVHVEKECEFSTGSVLCVCVVTWNMNGKFSPKDLKELVSKDRKFDLLAIGFQEAPKHNVAGLLEESLAETHSLLGESTMQSLQLFIFGAKSSKSYIKELRVDTQAVGGCGGLIGRKKGAVAIYLNFSGIRMVFISCHLSAHEHKVDERNSQCKHISHSLFSKDDNPSSRPSHVSVWLGDLNYRLKDISTQPARNLIHKNLQSLLIEKDQLLQEAERGEVFNGYCEGTLSFKPTYKYNVGSSHYDTSYKIRVPSWTDRILFKVESNSGIDAVLHSYESIDCIKSSDHKPVKAHLCLKVNHA; encoded by the exons ATGGGCAATTGCAGCAGTTTTAATGCCTTCAG GAATCAATACAATACGCATAGTTTGATCGGAACCGAAGACCATACTCACGAAGGCATAAAAACTGTGCATGTTGAGAAGGAATGTGAGTTCTCGACGGGTTCAGTTTTGTGTGTTTGTGTAGTGACATGGAACATGAATGGCAAG TTCTCACCAAAGGATCTGAAGGAGCTTGTTAGCAAAGACCGGAAGTTCGATTTACTGGCAATTGGATTTCAGGAAGCTCCAAAACATAACGTTGCAGGGCTGTTAGAAGAATCATTAGCAGAAACTCACAG TCTCCTGGGAGAATCCACCATGCAATCACTGCAGCTATTTATCTTTGGAGCCAAATCTTCAAAATCATATATCAAAG AGTTAAGAGTAGACACACAGGCAGTCGGAGGATGTGGAGGTTTGATAGGAAGAAAGAAGGGAGCAGTAGCGATATACTTAAACTTCAGTGGGATTCGTATGGTCTTTATATCTTGCCATCTTTCAG CTCATGAGCATAAGGTGGACGAAAGAAACTCACAATGCAAGCACATATCTCATTCTCTCTTCTCAAAAGATGATAATCCATCTTCAAGACCATCCCATGTCAGTGTTTGGCTCGGCGACCTCAATTATCGGTTAAAAGATATCAGCACACAACCTGCAAGAAATTTGATACACAAAAACCTTCAAAGT CTCCTGATTGAAAAAGACCAACTGCTACAAGAAGCTGAAAGAGGAGAAGTATTTAATGGTTATTGCGAAGGGACTTTGTCGTTCAAGCCCACATACAAGTATAATGTAGGAAGTAGCCACTATGACACAAGTTACAAG ATTAGAGTACCATCATGGACTGATAGAATCTTGTTCAAAGTTGAAAGTAATTCCGGCATTGATGCAGTCCTGCATTCCTACGAATCCATCGATTGTATAAAGAGCTCTGACCATAAACCAGTAAAAGCTCATCTCTGTTTGAAAGTAAACCATGCCTAA
- the LOC120266555 gene encoding uncharacterized protein LOC120266555: MALTNFVVTVAAVTAAVLLFRSDVRQSARIFRQNVRQIRVWLEEESTSAAKSAERTRPKELDTQVPKEETPKEKH; encoded by the exons ATGGCCTTGACGAACTTTGTGGTCACGGTGGCGGCGGTGACTGCCGCGGTGTTGCTCTTCCGCTCGGATGTCAGGCAGTCGGCGAGAATATTTCGCCAGAATGTTCGCCAGATTCGGGTGTGGCTTGAAGAAGAGTCAACCTCCGCCGCCAa GTCTGCAGAACGAACCCGGCCTAAAGAATTGGACACACAGGTTCCAAAGGAAGAAACCCCCAAAGAGAAGCACTGA
- the LOC120266463 gene encoding protein DETOXIFICATION 33-like: MGMQSMVTKGWGESKKTWHIAGPAILTGVFQFSLSFVTVAFVGHIGEVELAAVSVVQNVIEGFAFGVLLGMGSALETLCGQAVGAGQLNMLGIYMQRSWVITGVTALILTPFYVFTSPILKLLRQSENISVTAGKYALWVIPQLFAYAMNFPLQKFYQAQSKVWVMTMIAGVVLAIHALLNWIFVTKLDYGLGGAAIVGNISWWLINLAQMVYLMSGFFPESWTGFSWLAFTSLSGFIKLSLASAVMLCLELWYYTAVIILVGCLKNPEVALSAISICMNYQLWTLMIALGFTVAVSVRVSNELGAGHPKAAKFAVIVSVATSSFLGLIFMAVALIARKQFPKFFSDQPDVIRETSKLGYLLGVTMLINSIQPVLSGVAIGAGWQSLVAFINIGCYYLLGLPVGAVLGFKLKLNAMGIWLGMLVGSILQTIILLCITFKTQWQKEALQAEERIKTWGGAIEPRSSP; the protein is encoded by the exons atggggATGCAAAGCATGGTAACAAAGGGTTGGGGTGAGTCTAAGAAGACATGGCACATAGCAGGGCCAGCAATATTAACAGGAGTATTCCAGTTCTCCCTAAGTTTTGTCACTGTTGCCTTTGTTGGTCATATTGGTGAAGTTGAGCTTGCTGCTGTTTCTGTTGTTCAGAATGTCATTGAAGGTTTTGCTTTTGGTGTCCTG TTAGGAATGGGAAGTGCATTGGAAACATTGTGTGGACAAGCAGTTGGAGCTGGACAATTAAACATGCTAGGAATTTACATGCAAAGATCATGGGTCATAACCGGAGTCACTGCATTAATTCTCACACCATTCTATGTATTCACATCACCAATTTTAAAGCTTCTTCGTCAGTCCGAGAACATTTCGGTTACAGCCGGAAAGTATGCTTTATGGGTTATCCCTCAATTGTTCGCATATGCGATGAATTTTCCATTGCAGAAGTTTTACCAAGCTCAGAGTAAGGTCTGGGTCATGACAATGATCGCTGGTGTAGTCCTGGCTATACATGCTCTGTTGAACTGGATTTTTGTGACGAAACTGGATTATGGTTTGGGGGGTGCAGCAATTGTTGGAAATATTTCTTGGTGGCTTATCAATTTGGCTCAAATGGTGTATTTGATGTCAGGTTTCTTCCCCGAATCATGGACCGGTTTTTCTTGGCTCGCATTCACATCTCTTTCTGGATTTATAAAGCTTTCACTTGCATCAGCTGTCATGCTATG TTTGGAGTTGTGGTATTATACGGCAGTAATCATTCTTGTGGGTTGCTTGAAAAATCCAGAGGTTGCTCTTAGTGCTATTTCAATATG TATGAACTACCAGCTTTGGACATTGATGATTGCTCTGGGTTTTACTGTTGCAGTAAG TGTGCGAGTATCGAATGAACTGGGAGCAGGACATCCAAAAGCAGCCAAGTTTGCTGTTATAGTGTCAGTTGCAACTTCGTCTTTTCTCGGGCTCATTTTCATGGCTGTAGCTCTCATTGCTCGAAAGCAGTTTCccaaatttttcagtgaccaaCCCGATGTTATAAGGGAGACATCCAAGCTCGGTTATCTTCTAGGTGTTACAATGCTTATCAACAGCATTCAACCTGTTCTCTCAG GTGTTGCAATAGGGGCAGGGTGGCAATCTTTAGTTGCATTTATAAATATTGGGTGTTATTACTTGCTTGGATTGCCGGTTGGAGCTGTTCTTGGCTTCAAGCTGAAGCTCAATGCAATG GGAATTTGGTTAGGCATGTTGGTAGGATCTATATTGCAGACCATAATCCTGTTATGCATTACATTCAAGACACAATGGCAGAAAGAG GCCTTGCAAGCCGAGGAACGCATCAAGACATGGGGAGGAGCAATAGAGCCTCGGTCAAGTCCATGA
- the LOC120267113 gene encoding BTB/POZ domain-containing protein At3g50780-like — translation MADLRVRRVESGHTKIRNVPIAVTPEGFWCCPAPVVIQKTLKNHNQNKPKPQPSLPPSKTSLQKTSTNVTNKKSHATQLRSRITSDDPRSLASDNMLISSERKPKTNGDNQHVRKISVAFGQPETSDLKMILSGKEGVAVRMSVHRDILVEHSKFLAEKLSRQSPVPSIEIGDCDDVEIYVEIIGLMYCKDVKQRLIKQNVARVLRILKAAELLGFGTCIKSCLEYLEAAPWAGEEEETVVSSVQHLQGTKYGISPILKRVTSDISKPPNDTLTSIMELVLKSNEDRGRREMKSLVLKLLRENSLVIDGSVDICIETLYASCGSCLNSLLFLFKQASEPGFSDKSFDNRDPIMRQLTLEVDNLLWLMEILADRRVADEFAAMWASQDELAELHPKVPTGYRHLVSRITARLFVGIGRGEMLPSKEIRKLLLNVWFQPLINDYNWLQNSCRSFDRQVVEEGIGRTILTLPLEDQQTVLLSWLGSFLKVGDNCPNLQRAFEVWWRRTFIRPHVEQQQQQANLLLLDKI, via the exons ATGGCAGACTTAAGAGTCAGAAGAGTGGAATCAGGCCATACAAAGATTAGGAATGTTCCAATTGCTGTAACACCAGAAGGATTTTGGTGTTGTCCTGCACCTGTTGTTATTCAAAAAACACTGAAAAACCACAACCAAAATAAACCAAAGCCACAACCATCACTTCCACCTTCAAAAACTTCTCTCCAGAAAACATCGACTAATGTAACCAATAAGAAATCTCATGCTACACAATTAAGATCTAGGATCACTTCTGATGATCCAAGAAGTTTGGCTTCTGATAACATGCTGATCAGCTCCGAAAGGAAGCCAAAAACTAATGGTGATAATCAGCATGTAAGGAAGATATCTGTTGCATTTGGCCAGCCTGAAACTAGTGATCTAAAGATGATTTTGTCTGGAAAGGAAGGAGTTGCTGTGAGGATGAGTGTTCACCGGGACATTCTTGTCGAACATAGTAAATTCTTAGCGGAAAAGCTCTCTAGACAGTCTCCGGTACCATCAATTGAAATAGGTGACTGTGACGATGTCGAGATTTATGTTGAAATCATAGGATTGATGTACTGCAAAGATGTCAAGCAAAGGTTGATCAAGCAAAATGTTGCCCGTGTTCTCCGCATATTAAAG GCAGCGGAATTACTTGGCTTCGGCACATGCATCAAATCATGCTTGGAGTACTTGGAAGCAGCTCCTTGGgctggagaagaagaagaaactgtTGTCTCATCTGTCCAACATCTCCAAGGCACCAAGTATGGAATCAGCCCAATACTAAAACGAGTAACTTCCGATATTTCCAAGCCCCCTAATGATACACTCACTTCCATTATGGAGCTTGTTCTGAAAAGCAACGAGGATAGAGGCCGGCGTGAGATGAAATCTTTAGTTTTGAAACTTCTTCGTGAGAACAGTCTTGTGATCGATGGCTCAGTGGACATATGCATCGAAACATTGTACGCTTCATGCGGGAGCTGTTTAAACTCGCTGTTGTTTCTGTTCAAGCAAGCATCTGAGCCGGGGTTTTCAGATAAATCTTTTGATAACCGGGATCCTATCATGCGACAATTAACGCTAGAAGTAGATAATCTTTTATGGCTGATGGAGATTTTGGCTGACAGACGTGTAGCAGATGAGTTTGCAGCAATGTGGGCTAGTCAGGATGAGTTGGCTGAATTACATCCGAAGGTTCCAACAGGATACCGGCATCTAGTCAGCCGAATCACTGCTAGACTCTTCGTCGGTATAGGTAGAGGAGAGATGCTTCCGTCTAAGGAAATACGCAAACTGCTGTTAAATGTATGGTTTCAGCCTCTGATTAATGACTACAATTGGTTGCAAAATAGCTGTAGATCATTTGATCGGCAGGTTGTGGAGGAAGGTATCGGCCGGACAATTCTTACACTTCCTTTGGAAGATCAGCAAACTGTTTTGCTTTCTTGGTTGGGGAGTTTCTTGAAGGTTGGCGACAACTGCCCAAACCTTCAGAGAGCCTTTGAGGTCTGGTGGCGGAGAACTTTCATTAGGCCGCACgtggaacaacaacaacagcaagctAATTTACTGCTGCTGGATAAAATCTAA